The following proteins are co-located in the Maridesulfovibrio sp. genome:
- a CDS encoding electron transport complex subunit E has product MSRLWKEFSKGLWKDLPPFKVVLGLCPVLAVTKTADNGFGMGMAVIFVLTMSNILVSIFRKIIPPKVRIACFIVIAASLVVSVELLMQAFAYPLYQQLGIFVPLIVVNCIILGRAEAFASKNPILLSAADGLGMGIGFTISLTLLGGLRELLGYGTIFGNQIMPDSYKPFSFMIEAPGAFVCLGLLLSAMNIFTSWQARRKGQAVLDNPGHDCKTCGICSR; this is encoded by the coding sequence ATGAGCAGATTATGGAAAGAATTTTCAAAAGGACTCTGGAAAGACCTGCCGCCGTTCAAAGTCGTGCTCGGCCTCTGCCCGGTGCTGGCTGTTACCAAAACAGCGGATAACGGTTTCGGTATGGGCATGGCGGTTATCTTCGTACTGACCATGTCCAACATCCTTGTTTCCATCTTCCGCAAAATAATTCCGCCCAAGGTGCGTATCGCCTGCTTCATCGTTATCGCAGCGTCGCTTGTTGTCTCGGTGGAATTGCTCATGCAGGCATTTGCCTATCCACTCTACCAGCAACTGGGCATCTTCGTCCCACTTATCGTTGTAAACTGTATCATTCTAGGCCGGGCTGAAGCATTTGCCTCCAAGAACCCGATCCTGCTCTCCGCTGCGGACGGTCTAGGCATGGGTATCGGTTTCACTATTTCCCTGACCCTGCTTGGCGGACTTCGTGAGCTTCTCGGCTACGGCACCATTTTCGGCAATCAGATTATGCCTGACAGCTACAAACCGTTTTCATTCATGATTGAGGCCCCGGGAGCCTTTGTCTGCCTTGGACTATTGCTCTCTGCCATGAACATCTTCACCAGTTGGCAGGCCAGACGAAAAGGACAGGCCGTACTGGATAATCCCGGCCATGACTGCAAAACCTGCGGTATTTGCAGCCGATAA
- a CDS encoding 4Fe-4S dicluster domain-containing protein yields MNPLFSLAPSERGPIVNTWEQDLGGPFEICIEITGLEPLVQKNEKVAKAQPVAADKASIKPTIHSSISGTVTDVKKDFITIREEGARVAEPVDFPGTGTREMLNALRENGINVRGLKKDSTLIINAIPHEVGMDGHRYLIEEFTDIMVIGLNYLKKAITPKACALACPTGMDWTIPGCTGYEIDPVYPNSLPELLTKAITGKEMPSEVCVIDAATLYRIGRTIHGRQPVTLVIVKIGSTSFLTPVGTPVGTLLKLADFRPAEHDRVILGGPLTGEAVYSLKHGVSPGTQAITILKALKEPTVKDNPCVGCGECVIHCPARLEPNMISRHSEFGLYENTQTYNIASCIECGLCGYWCRAQRPMLQYIRLAKKELAAKPIIEDLREQQ; encoded by the coding sequence ATGAATCCTCTATTTTCACTCGCTCCATCCGAACGCGGCCCCATAGTCAATACATGGGAGCAGGACCTTGGAGGCCCGTTTGAAATATGTATTGAAATCACCGGACTTGAACCACTTGTGCAAAAAAATGAAAAAGTGGCAAAAGCCCAGCCTGTTGCAGCCGACAAGGCAAGCATTAAGCCGACAATACACAGTTCCATCTCCGGTACAGTAACTGACGTAAAAAAAGACTTCATTACTATAAGAGAAGAAGGCGCCCGCGTTGCCGAGCCTGTTGACTTTCCCGGAACAGGAACCCGGGAGATGCTCAACGCCCTGCGGGAAAACGGAATCAATGTCCGCGGACTGAAAAAAGACTCCACCCTGATAATCAACGCCATACCACATGAAGTCGGAATGGACGGACACCGTTATCTGATTGAAGAATTCACAGACATCATGGTTATCGGGCTTAATTACCTCAAGAAAGCAATTACCCCCAAGGCCTGTGCGTTAGCCTGCCCTACCGGAATGGATTGGACTATTCCCGGCTGCACCGGATATGAAATTGATCCGGTTTACCCCAACAGCCTGCCTGAACTGCTTACCAAAGCCATAACCGGAAAAGAAATGCCTTCCGAAGTATGCGTTATTGATGCAGCAACTCTTTACCGCATCGGCAGAACCATCCACGGACGCCAGCCTGTAACCTTAGTTATAGTTAAAATTGGATCGACTTCTTTCCTTACTCCGGTAGGAACCCCTGTAGGAACCCTGCTCAAACTTGCCGATTTCAGACCCGCTGAACATGACAGGGTCATATTGGGAGGCCCATTAACCGGAGAAGCCGTATACAGTTTGAAGCACGGAGTATCCCCGGGTACACAGGCCATAACCATACTCAAAGCTCTCAAGGAGCCCACAGTAAAAGACAATCCCTGTGTGGGTTGCGGAGAATGCGTTATCCACTGTCCGGCCCGATTGGAACCGAATATGATTTCCCGCCACTCGGAATTCGGTCTTTATGAGAATACGCAGACATACAACATTGCCTCCTGCATTGAATGCGGACTTTGCGGATACTGGTGCAGGGCCCAAAGGCCCATGCTGCAATACATCCGTCTGGCTAAAAAAGAACTGGCGGCCAAGCCGATAATTGAAGACTTGAGGGAGCAGCAATGA
- a CDS encoding FAD-dependent oxidoreductase — MILNSLLVLMGLGFTAATILAVASKILHVKEDPRIAQVEDVLPGVNCGGCGYAGCSGAANAVVEGKSGANVCVIGGIDTAKAVGAVMGLEVLDMEPELAFRDCTGGERAEELFNYEGANNCRAQALLYNGSKTCPEGCLGLGTCVAVCPFDAIHMGPEGLPVVDPLACRACRKCVDACPRGVLSIVSMSAKLLHVEEVNDCLAPCQQRCPANINIPRYIEAANKGDYAGAVNIIRERNPLLLVCGRVCPRPCETVCRRSHVDEPVGINMIKRFVADWEMKNNMRLPIPCAKDTGHRVAIIGGGPAGLSCANYLRRLGHSPTIIEAMPELGGQLRYGIPEYRLPKKDLAWEIQGILDLGIDVRTEQKLGTDFTIDDLAEEGFEAFFMGIGAWASGTMRIDGEEAQGVISGTEFLTAVGLGQTPNIGKKVIVVGGGNTAIDAARTSIRLGCEVTLLYRRTRNEMPANEEEIIGAEDEGVKYVFLSAPTKVIIDDKGKATHLECIRMELGEPDDSGRRRPVPVEGTEERFPVDTIISAIGQKPQLSCFYTAGEEQCNIDFTRWRTIDANPDTLQTSIPMVFAGGDAVSGPDLVISAVGAGRHAARSIHYLLTTGEIPVADNTMHNLIPYTLFKDVDGCKNKERTEMPHNCTGEDRTSSFKEIEGCLSEEELRYETSRCLRCGLICYDRDVPLETIFTNRVGEKVE, encoded by the coding sequence ATGATTCTTAATTCACTTCTAGTACTCATGGGACTGGGCTTTACCGCCGCAACGATTCTCGCTGTGGCCTCCAAAATCCTGCACGTAAAAGAAGACCCGCGCATTGCACAGGTTGAGGACGTTCTGCCCGGAGTAAACTGCGGAGGCTGCGGTTACGCAGGATGCAGTGGTGCGGCCAATGCAGTGGTGGAAGGTAAATCAGGAGCCAATGTCTGTGTCATCGGAGGCATCGACACAGCCAAGGCTGTCGGGGCGGTTATGGGACTGGAAGTGCTGGACATGGAACCGGAACTTGCTTTCCGTGACTGTACCGGCGGAGAGCGTGCTGAAGAACTTTTCAATTATGAAGGAGCAAACAACTGCCGTGCACAGGCCCTGCTCTATAACGGTTCCAAAACCTGCCCGGAAGGATGTCTCGGACTTGGAACCTGTGTAGCAGTATGCCCATTTGATGCAATCCATATGGGACCAGAAGGATTACCGGTGGTTGATCCGCTAGCCTGCCGCGCCTGCCGTAAATGCGTTGACGCCTGCCCGCGCGGAGTCCTTTCCATTGTTTCCATGAGTGCCAAACTGCTGCACGTGGAAGAAGTCAACGACTGTCTTGCTCCCTGCCAGCAAAGATGTCCGGCTAATATCAACATTCCCCGCTACATCGAAGCTGCAAATAAAGGAGATTACGCCGGGGCGGTAAATATTATCCGTGAACGCAATCCGCTGCTGCTGGTTTGCGGCCGGGTCTGCCCGCGCCCGTGCGAAACAGTCTGCCGCCGCAGCCATGTGGATGAACCGGTAGGCATCAACATGATCAAACGTTTTGTGGCCGACTGGGAAATGAAGAATAACATGCGCCTGCCTATTCCCTGTGCCAAAGACACCGGACACAGGGTTGCTATTATCGGCGGAGGTCCGGCAGGCCTTTCCTGCGCTAACTACCTGCGCCGTCTAGGACACAGCCCGACCATCATTGAGGCCATGCCTGAACTTGGCGGACAGCTGCGTTACGGCATCCCGGAATACAGGCTGCCCAAGAAAGATCTTGCATGGGAAATCCAAGGCATACTTGACCTTGGAATTGATGTGCGTACAGAGCAGAAACTAGGCACAGACTTCACTATTGACGACCTTGCAGAAGAAGGATTCGAAGCATTTTTCATGGGCATAGGTGCTTGGGCCAGCGGTACCATGCGCATTGATGGCGAAGAAGCCCAAGGCGTAATTTCCGGTACGGAATTTCTTACCGCTGTAGGACTAGGCCAGACACCGAATATCGGCAAGAAGGTAATTGTTGTCGGGGGCGGAAACACAGCCATTGATGCAGCCCGGACAAGCATACGCTTAGGATGTGAAGTCACCCTGCTCTACCGGCGCACGCGCAATGAAATGCCAGCCAACGAAGAAGAAATTATTGGTGCTGAAGACGAAGGCGTAAAATATGTATTTCTTTCCGCACCAACCAAAGTCATCATTGATGACAAAGGCAAAGCCACTCATCTGGAATGCATAAGAATGGAGCTTGGTGAACCCGACGACTCAGGGCGCCGCCGTCCCGTGCCGGTAGAAGGAACTGAAGAACGTTTTCCGGTGGACACCATCATCTCGGCCATCGGACAAAAACCCCAGCTTTCCTGCTTCTATACTGCAGGTGAAGAGCAATGCAATATCGACTTCACCCGCTGGCGGACCATTGATGCAAACCCGGACACCCTGCAAACATCAATTCCTATGGTATTTGCAGGCGGCGACGCTGTCTCAGGTCCTGATCTGGTAATATCTGCAGTAGGAGCAGGAAGACACGCTGCCCGTTCAATCCACTATTTGCTGACCACAGGAGAAATTCCTGTAGCAGATAACACCATGCATAACCTGATCCCATATACCCTTTTTAAGGATGTAGACGGCTGCAAGAACAAAGAACGCACTGAAATGCCCCATAACTGCACCGGCGAAGACCGTACATCGAGCTTCAAGGAAATTGAAGGCTGTCTCAGTGAAGAAGAGCTCCGCTACGAAACCTCCCGTTGCCTGCGCTGCGGCCTGATCTGCTACGATCGAGATGTTCCTCTGGAAACCATATTCACCAACCGTGTCGGGGAAAAAGTAGAATAG
- the rnfG gene encoding RnfABCDGE type electron transport complex subunit G has product MKDGIKMIAVLTLICGMFSVTLATLKEATESRIEEQVLTYVQGPAISEVLNGYDNSPVKDRKKFNAPGLENEVTVFPAIKGGQLLGVALETFAKGYGGDVGVMVGFNLTDNNLSGIGITTMKETPGVGSRVAGHGFTSQFKDHTTAVELTSKGGNIEGISGATISSTASVEAVKQAVSIFQKIKPQITQAWSKGS; this is encoded by the coding sequence ATGAAAGATGGCATAAAAATGATCGCAGTGCTGACTCTCATCTGCGGGATGTTCAGCGTGACCCTCGCGACTTTGAAGGAAGCCACTGAAAGCCGCATTGAAGAACAGGTGCTGACCTATGTGCAGGGACCTGCAATCAGTGAAGTACTTAACGGATATGACAATTCCCCGGTAAAGGACCGTAAGAAATTCAATGCTCCGGGACTGGAAAACGAGGTTACTGTTTTCCCTGCCATAAAAGGCGGACAGCTTCTCGGTGTTGCCCTTGAGACTTTTGCCAAAGGTTATGGAGGAGACGTAGGAGTCATGGTCGGATTCAACCTGACGGATAATAACCTTTCAGGTATCGGCATCACTACCATGAAAGAAACCCCCGGTGTCGGATCAAGAGTAGCCGGACACGGATTCACCAGCCAGTTCAAGGACCACACAACAGCTGTTGAACTTACTTCCAAAGGCGGAAATATCGAAGGAATTTCCGGAGCGACCATTTCTTCAACCGCATCCGTTGAAGCGGTAAAACAGGCTGTTTCCATTTTCCAGAAGATCAAACCACAGATTACTCAAGCTTGGTCAAAGGGGTCATAA
- a CDS encoding YibE/F family protein: MSALLKNREFILVAVFALFTAILYFIPTEFEHRVAENAERCRAEVVSVDNLDIDQFGMVKTGPQIVTMKILEGRFQGQVFTGTNELLGQMDKDKFFVPGDEALAVVTYDVQGNPMYAVPQDHYRIDLELTMLLLFSFLLLVFGGWTGAKALFSFMFTALVLWKLLVPALLEGVDPVWITLGVVAGLCAVIIFMVAGLNRKGVVAFLGSFLGVFTSCLLAIYFTGKLHLHGAVMPFAETLLYSGFGHLDLTRIYIAAVFLACSGAVMDLAMDVAASMDEVVRANPEISPMQALASGIRVGRAVVGTMTTTLLLAYSGGFITLLMAFMAQGVPLINTFNFVYVSAEILKTLVGSFGLVTVAPFTAVAGAFIFIRKNK; this comes from the coding sequence ATGTCCGCATTATTAAAAAACAGAGAGTTCATTCTTGTTGCTGTCTTCGCATTGTTTACAGCAATTCTTTATTTTATCCCCACTGAATTTGAGCATCGGGTAGCGGAAAATGCCGAGCGCTGTCGTGCGGAAGTTGTTTCCGTCGATAATTTGGATATTGATCAGTTCGGCATGGTTAAAACCGGGCCGCAAATTGTGACGATGAAGATTCTCGAAGGGCGGTTTCAGGGACAGGTGTTCACTGGAACCAACGAGCTTCTGGGTCAGATGGATAAGGATAAATTTTTTGTCCCCGGTGATGAAGCCCTTGCTGTTGTTACTTATGATGTGCAGGGAAACCCGATGTATGCAGTGCCTCAGGATCATTATCGCATTGATCTTGAGCTGACCATGCTGTTGCTATTTTCCTTTCTGCTGCTTGTATTTGGTGGCTGGACCGGAGCCAAGGCTTTGTTCTCCTTCATGTTCACGGCATTGGTGCTTTGGAAGCTTCTTGTTCCGGCTCTTCTGGAAGGTGTCGATCCGGTCTGGATTACTCTAGGGGTAGTCGCAGGACTCTGCGCGGTGATTATATTTATGGTTGCAGGATTGAACCGCAAGGGAGTTGTCGCTTTTCTTGGGTCATTTCTCGGGGTTTTCACCAGTTGTCTGCTGGCAATATATTTTACCGGTAAGTTGCATTTACACGGTGCGGTAATGCCATTTGCGGAAACTCTTCTTTATTCCGGCTTCGGACATCTTGATTTAACCCGTATTTACATTGCTGCTGTTTTTCTGGCTTGTTCCGGGGCGGTTATGGACCTTGCCATGGATGTTGCTGCCAGTATGGATGAAGTCGTCCGAGCTAATCCTGAAATCAGTCCTATGCAGGCCCTTGCTTCGGGAATCAGGGTTGGCAGGGCAGTTGTGGGAACCATGACGACCACTTTGCTGCTGGCCTATTCCGGCGGATTTATAACACTGCTTATGGCGTTTATGGCTCAGGGAGTCCCGCTGATCAATACCTTCAACTTTGTTTATGTTTCTGCTGAAATTTTAAAGACTCTGGTGGGCAGTTTCGGGCTGGTGACAGTTGCACCGTTTACTGCCGTTGCCGGGGCATTTATTTTTATAAGGAAAAACAAATAG
- a CDS encoding alkaline phosphatase — protein sequence MRFSNKLRVLMALMVCAAFMAAAPAYAKDKKVRVYKGKPAKYVFLFIGDGMGLPQKGATEAFTGEQLIMNSFPAQGMTTTFAADRFITGSAASATSIASGQKTNIGMLGMAPNQKHVKSIAEMAKADGKKVGIVSSVSIDHATPAAFYAHVPTRGQYYDIDVALSESDFDFFGGGGLKDVTNKKKNSKNYKGNALELIKNAGYNVVTDKDEFMALKPADGKVISWNAWLQDSKALPYAMDMRPQDITLPEFTAKAIEMLDNSKGFFLMVEGGKIDWACHANDAAAFIQNTIAFDNSIAKAVEFAKKHPEETLIVVTGDHECGGLTLGFAGTKYGSYYDALKPQTISFQQFSDQVVKLWKEEHKGNASFEDFQPTITHFFGLEFEGDAKKNPLVVKDYQLAMLKEAYGRTMNDEKIKDPELYNLYGEYDPLTVTITHVLNNNAGLGWTSYKHTGVPVATSAMGVGSSSFNGYYDNIDIAYKIMAVMGMTPKVHAAINNAEFAAN from the coding sequence ATGAGATTTTCCAACAAACTCAGAGTATTGATGGCCCTTATGGTCTGCGCCGCGTTTATGGCTGCAGCCCCTGCATACGCAAAAGACAAAAAGGTTCGCGTATACAAAGGCAAACCTGCCAAGTACGTCTTCCTTTTCATTGGTGATGGTATGGGGCTGCCCCAAAAGGGGGCTACCGAGGCTTTCACCGGTGAACAGCTTATTATGAACTCCTTCCCCGCGCAGGGAATGACCACCACTTTTGCTGCTGACAGGTTCATTACCGGTTCTGCAGCTTCCGCTACCTCCATTGCCAGCGGCCAGAAAACCAACATCGGTATGCTCGGCATGGCTCCCAATCAGAAGCATGTTAAATCTATCGCAGAGATGGCTAAAGCTGATGGTAAGAAAGTCGGTATTGTTTCCAGCGTATCAATTGACCATGCTACCCCGGCTGCTTTTTACGCTCATGTCCCCACTCGCGGACAGTACTATGACATTGATGTTGCTCTTTCTGAAAGTGATTTTGACTTCTTCGGCGGTGGCGGTCTGAAAGACGTTACCAACAAGAAGAAAAATTCCAAAAACTACAAAGGTAACGCTCTCGAACTGATCAAGAACGCCGGCTACAACGTAGTTACCGATAAAGATGAATTTATGGCTCTCAAGCCTGCTGACGGTAAAGTCATCTCCTGGAATGCATGGCTTCAGGATTCCAAGGCTCTGCCTTATGCCATGGATATGCGTCCTCAGGATATCACCCTTCCTGAATTTACTGCCAAGGCAATTGAAATGCTCGACAACTCCAAAGGATTTTTCCTTATGGTTGAAGGCGGTAAGATTGACTGGGCCTGTCATGCAAACGATGCCGCAGCTTTTATTCAGAATACCATTGCTTTTGACAATTCCATTGCCAAGGCTGTTGAGTTTGCTAAAAAGCATCCCGAGGAAACTCTCATTGTTGTAACCGGAGACCATGAGTGCGGTGGTCTGACTCTCGGCTTCGCAGGAACTAAATACGGTTCTTACTATGATGCTCTCAAGCCCCAGACCATTTCTTTCCAGCAGTTTTCTGATCAGGTGGTTAAACTGTGGAAAGAAGAACACAAAGGTAATGCCAGTTTTGAAGATTTTCAGCCTACCATTACTCATTTTTTCGGTCTTGAGTTTGAAGGTGACGCCAAGAAGAATCCTCTTGTTGTAAAGGATTACCAGCTTGCCATGCTCAAGGAAGCTTATGGTCGCACCATGAATGACGAAAAGATCAAAGATCCCGAGCTTTACAATCTTTATGGTGAATACGATCCTCTGACCGTGACCATTACCCATGTTCTGAATAACAACGCCGGCCTCGGTTGGACATCCTACAAGCACACCGGTGTTCCCGTTGCCACTTCCGCAATGGGCGTAGGTTCTTCTTCCTTCAACGGTTATTACGATAACATTGATATCGCATACAAAATTATGGCTGTTATGGGCATGACTCCTAAAGTTCATGCCGCCATCAACAACGCTGAGTTTGCTGCCAACTAG
- a CDS encoding zinc ribbon domain-containing protein has protein sequence MPIFEFKCPKCGKEFDELVMPGKDAKADCPECGHKECEKLLSMGNVRPNGIPKGMGGYKEPCKGCNGCG, from the coding sequence ATGCCTATTTTTGAATTTAAATGCCCCAAATGCGGTAAAGAATTTGATGAACTGGTAATGCCCGGAAAGGATGCTAAGGCTGACTGTCCCGAGTGCGGCCATAAAGAATGCGAAAAGCTACTCTCCATGGGCAATGTCCGTCCCAACGGTATCCCCAAAGGAATGGGCGGATACAAAGAGCCGTGCAAAGGATGTAACGGCTGCGGCTAA
- a CDS encoding cytochrome c3 family protein: MRSKFIPISIILIVLFGLAVAGYVSPEKKEKIPVRVLFKNSGGKVIFNHIRHHRDYEIPCDNCHHERKTKDDEPLPCGSCHPESFDRDYVREHIRSFPDTSYCVQCHHAELGKLNFDHAAHEEYADEDCLACHHNTDIEKEPQKCGNCHTNAGTAEIPSVRNAAHERCIDCHDEMFEAGLKGCTPCHKMQDMNDYSGDFTSCDQCHQENDKDLVLNRTNAFHDQCMDCHKKLQRGPYKDSDCSKCHLK; this comes from the coding sequence GTGCGTAGTAAATTTATCCCCATCTCTATTATACTTATTGTTCTCTTCGGGCTGGCTGTTGCCGGTTATGTATCGCCTGAGAAGAAAGAAAAAATACCAGTCCGCGTTCTATTTAAGAACAGCGGAGGTAAAGTAATTTTCAACCACATCCGACATCACCGGGATTATGAAATACCTTGTGATAATTGTCACCACGAGCGTAAGACAAAGGACGATGAACCGCTTCCCTGCGGCTCTTGCCACCCGGAATCCTTTGATAGGGATTATGTGCGTGAACATATCCGTTCATTCCCGGACACCAGCTATTGCGTACAGTGCCATCATGCGGAACTCGGCAAGCTTAACTTTGATCATGCCGCCCATGAAGAATATGCGGATGAAGACTGTCTGGCCTGCCACCATAATACTGATATAGAAAAAGAACCCCAAAAGTGCGGCAACTGCCACACCAACGCCGGAACAGCAGAAATTCCCAGTGTACGCAATGCAGCCCATGAACGCTGCATAGACTGCCATGACGAAATGTTCGAGGCGGGCTTAAAAGGCTGCACTCCATGCCATAAGATGCAGGACATGAATGACTATTCAGGAGATTTCACCTCCTGCGACCAATGTCATCAGGAAAATGACAAGGATCTCGTGCTCAACCGGACCAATGCTTTCCATGACCAATGCATGGATTGCCATAAGAAACTGCAACGCGGCCCTTACAAAGACAGTGACTGCTCTAAGTGTCATTTAAAATAA
- a CDS encoding RnfABCDGE type electron transport complex subunit A: protein MKEYFLLFISAIFVNNIVLAQYLGNCPFIGTSKKISVAMGMGGAVVFVATMAAAITWTVQEYLLDPLGLEYLQTLTFILVIASLVQFVEMFLKKAVPPLYKSLGIFLPLITTNCAVMGIAIICQREEFTFIKTVAFSFASGLGFMLALIVLSAIREKIEVSRTPKSMKGTPIALVMAGLMSLAFFAFKGMI, encoded by the coding sequence ATGAAAGAATATTTCCTGCTCTTTATCTCGGCCATATTCGTCAACAACATTGTCCTTGCGCAATACCTGGGCAACTGCCCGTTCATCGGAACTTCCAAGAAAATTTCCGTAGCCATGGGCATGGGCGGCGCTGTGGTCTTTGTTGCCACCATGGCGGCAGCCATTACATGGACGGTGCAGGAATACCTGCTCGATCCGCTTGGTTTGGAATATCTCCAGACCCTTACCTTCATCCTTGTCATCGCCTCACTTGTTCAGTTTGTAGAGATGTTCCTGAAAAAAGCAGTACCCCCACTCTACAAATCGCTCGGTATCTTCCTGCCGCTCATTACCACCAACTGCGCGGTGATGGGTATTGCCATCATCTGCCAGCGGGAAGAATTCACTTTCATCAAAACCGTGGCTTTTTCCTTCGCATCCGGACTTGGTTTCATGCTGGCTTTGATTGTGCTTTCCGCCATTCGGGAAAAAATTGAAGTTTCAAGGACACCCAAATCCATGAAAGGCACTCCCATTGCGCTGGTTATGGCAGGCTTGATGTCTCTTGCTTTTTTTGCCTTTAAGGGGATGATTTAA
- a CDS encoding RnfABCDGE type electron transport complex subunit D: MKPLNGTPVLTVSFPPHAHCGRTFKLDALETILALLPAAAFAVWHYQMLAVRVLALSCFTAVIAESLCLYVMKREVEADNYTALLYGLLFGFLVPPAAPWWLVTVGSFISVFIGRMIFGGLGSNPLCVPLVGWAVLTVSWPELMDFDMTMLASELTYPLSQLKNFGPETLDEYSLKSLLLGFQLGGTGAAQAGAVMLGGIYLLARRIVRPDIPLAFMTGVAMTAAIYFFIEPLEYASPEYHLLCGSTLFGAFFLATDGPSSPAGHIPMLIYGFIGGSLVVIIRVYGIYPDGVPFAILLANLMTPLVDKLKPGPFGGVTNIHLRRRS, translated from the coding sequence ATGAAGCCATTAAACGGGACCCCCGTACTGACAGTCTCCTTCCCTCCCCATGCCCATTGCGGAAGGACATTCAAGCTGGATGCATTGGAAACAATCCTCGCTTTGCTTCCAGCTGCAGCCTTTGCTGTCTGGCATTATCAGATGCTGGCTGTCCGGGTATTGGCCCTTTCCTGCTTCACGGCAGTTATCGCCGAAAGCCTCTGCCTGTATGTCATGAAACGGGAAGTTGAAGCTGATAACTACACAGCCCTGCTCTACGGGCTGCTGTTTGGTTTTCTGGTTCCCCCGGCAGCTCCGTGGTGGCTGGTGACAGTAGGCAGCTTCATCTCTGTTTTCATAGGCCGCATGATTTTCGGAGGGCTTGGCAGCAATCCGCTTTGCGTGCCGCTGGTAGGCTGGGCTGTGCTGACAGTTTCATGGCCGGAGCTTATGGATTTTGACATGACCATGCTGGCTTCGGAACTGACCTATCCATTGAGCCAGTTGAAAAACTTCGGCCCGGAAACGCTGGATGAATATTCGCTCAAATCTCTACTGCTTGGCTTCCAGCTTGGAGGCACCGGGGCAGCTCAAGCCGGGGCCGTCATGCTGGGCGGTATTTATCTGCTGGCCCGCAGAATTGTAAGGCCGGACATTCCGCTGGCCTTCATGACCGGAGTCGCAATGACCGCAGCAATTTATTTTTTCATTGAGCCTCTTGAATACGCTTCACCGGAATACCATCTACTCTGCGGCTCAACTCTTTTCGGGGCATTCTTTCTGGCAACAGACGGACCGTCTTCACCCGCCGGACATATTCCCATGCTCATCTACGGATTCATCGGAGGATCACTGGTCGTCATCATCCGGGTCTACGGTATTTACCCCGATGGCGTACCCTTTGCCATTTTACTGGCCAATCTGATGACTCCACTGGTTGATAAGCTCAAGCCCGGACCGTTCGGCGGCGTCACCAACATCCATCTGCGGAGGCGGTCATGA